The Thermoanaerobacterium thermosaccharolyticum DSM 571 region CTATTATGATTATAACAGGACCTAATATGGCTGGAAAGTCTACGTATATGCGTCAGGTTGCTTTGATAGTATTAATGGCTCAAGTTGGTAGCTTTGTTCCTGCTTCATATGCTGAAATAGGCATAGTAGACAGAATTTTTACGCGAGTAGGTGCATCAGATGATCTATTTTCTGGACAAAGCACTTTTATGGTTGAGATGAATGAAGTATCTGTTATATTAAATTCTGCGACGCAAAAGAGCTTAATTATACTTGATGAAGTTGGTCGTGGTACGAGTACGTATGATGGAATGAGTATTGCTTGCGCCATTCTCGAATATATACACGATAAAATAAAGGCGAAGACAATGTTTGCCACTCATTATCATGAATTGACTAAATTAGAGAACCAACTAAATGGCATTAAAAATTATAATATATCAGTTGATGAGACGAACGATGAGATTATTTTTTTAAGAAAAATAATACCAGGTTCGGCAGATAAAAGCTATGGTATACAAGTTGCCAAACTGGCTGGACTGCCGAATGATGTCATTGATAATGCAAAAAAAATATTAAACAGCCTTGAAAATAGCAATGGAGAAGTTGCAGTTGAAACAGCCGCAACTCAAATGGATATATTTAGTTTTGAAAAAGATGCTTTAATTGCTGAAATAGCTGATTTGGACATAGAAAATATTACACCTATACAGGCATTGAATTATTTGTATGGCTTAAAGAAAAAAGCCCTATCATTAAGGATGTGATTAAACATGAATAAAATAAATCTCTTGGATGATGAATTGATAAATAAAATATCTGCAGGCGAAGTTGTAGAAAGACCTGCATCAATTGTCAAAGAACTTGTAGAAAATTCAATTGATGCAGGAAGTAATAATATTACAGTAGAAATAATGGACGGTGGAATACCTTATATCAAAGTATCAGATGATGGTTGTGGCATGGATGAAATTGATGCCGTTTTAGCATTTGGGCGTCATGCTACCAGTAAAATTAAATCTATTAATGATCTCTTTAACATAGAAACTCTAGGCTTCCGTGGCGAAGCATTAGCCAGTATTGCTTCTATCTCAAAAGTTTTGTTAAAAACTAAAGAAGAGAACTCCTTGTATGGAACATTAATAAATGTTGAAGGCGGAAAAATAATAAAAAAAGTTAAATGTGGCTGCCCAAAAGGATGCAGCATAGAAGTAAGAGACATATTTTATAATACACCTGCTAGGAGAAAATTTTTAAAGCGTCCATCGACAGAGGCCATGTATATCACTGATATGGTAGCAAAAATAGCTCTTTCAAGACCCGATATATCATTTAAATATATAAAAGATAAAAAGATTGAACTTCAGACATCAGGAAATAACTCTGTTAGCGATGTTATTTTAAGGCTATATGGAGATGAATTATATTCTTCTTTAGTTCAATCAGAGTATACCAATGAATATTTAAATGTTAAAGTGTTTTTATGTAAACCATCATATACAAAAGGGAATCGCAATATGCAGATATTATTTGTTAACGGCAGATTTGTAAAAAACAAAGTGTATAATGTCGCAATTGAAGAAGTGTATAAAACATTGATACCTATAAATAGATATCCTGTTGTAATTACATATATAAACATTGATCCTAGGAAAATAGATGTGAATGTACATCCAACAAAATTAGAAGTAAAGTTTTCTGACGAAAAAGAAATCTTTGACTCTATTTACAATACTATTAAAAATGCTTTAAACAAGTCAAATCTTATACCTGTTGTAAAATATGAGAAGAAGTTTACTTTTTCAGATGTTGACAAAGATTATAAGCATGAGCAAACTCAAATTAATCAATTTGAAAGGACAACAAAAGAAATTACAAATCACAGTGGAGATGTTCCTTTCATTAAAGACGAAACAATATCTAGCTCTAATGGAAGCAATAAGAATATATATTTTGATAATGATAAAATTAGTGAGACAGTTCAAGATAAATATATAAGCAATTTTAATAGTTTACCTGATAACAATGATGATAAGTACAAACTAATTGGTGTACTTTTTTCGACTTTTATAATTGTAGAAAAAGATGATATGGTGTATTTGATTGATCAACATGCTGCACACGAAAGGATACTGTACGAAAGATTTATGAGTAAATATAACAATGTTCAAGGAAAACAGACTACGATACCAATATTGGTGAATATTGAACCTGGTGATGAAGAAATTATTAATGAGAACATAGAATTATTTAACAAATTGGGTTATAAATTTGAAAGCTTTGGGAATAATTCAATTATATTAAGAGAAGTACCTGTAATATTAGGACAGCCAGAATCAAGACAATTGTTTATAGATATAATTGATAAATTACGAAACGGAGATTTTAATAAAGATATCAAATTAAAAGAAGAAAATATTATTATGATGGCTTGTAAAAAAGCAGTTAAAGCTATGGATAAATTGTCAAAAGAAGAAATTAAATCTTTATTTGATGAACTAAAAATAACAGAAAATCCGTATACATGTCCGCATGGGCGACCTGTAATTATTTCAATTAAAAAATATGAAATAGAAAAGATGTTTAAAAGAATCATGTAGAGGTGTTTCAATGGCAATACCATTGTTAATTATTGTAGGACCGACAGCTTCAGGGAAATCAAAATTATCTGTAGAACTTGCAAAATTTTATGATGGCGAAATAATATCCGCTGATTCAATGCAGATTTATAAGTACATGGATATTGGAACTGCTAAAATCACAGATGAAGAAAAGCAAGGTATACCACATTATATGATCGATATAGTTGAGCCGAATGTAAAATTTAGCGTTGCGGAATTTGAAAAAATGGCAAAGCCGATAATAGATGATATTTACAAAAGAGGAAGATTACCTATTGTTGTGGGGGGAACAGGGCTTTATATAGATTCTTTAATATATATAATGAATTTCTCTGATTACATTGGAAACGACGATTTTAGATCTGCTTTAAAAAATATTGCTGAGGTACTTGGAAATGATTATTTATTTAATAGATTAAAAGTTGTAGACCCTAAAATGTTTGATAAACTTCATCCTAATGATCTGCGAAGAATTATAAGAGCACTAGAGGTATATCAATTTACAGGCAAACCGATTTCGGTTTATCAGGAATTGAGCAGTAAGAGAATGAATCCGGAGTACGATGTAATAATGATTGGCTTGAATTTTAGAGATAGAAATAAATTATATAAAAGAATTGATGACAGAGTAGATATTATGTTGAAAAATAATTTAGTAAATGAAGTGGTAAATTTACTAAAAATAGGGTATAATAAGTATGATACTTCAATGCAGGCTTTGGGATACAAAGAAATTGCAGAATACTTAGATGGAAATGTCACATTTGATGAAGCTATTAGTAATTTAAAAAAAAGAACAAGGAGGTATGCAAAAAGACAAATAACTTGGTTTAAAAGTTATAAAATCATAAATTGGTTTTATGTAGACGACTATATCGACTTTGAAGAACTTAAAAAAATATTATCTGTTTTTTAGCAGGAAAATTAAATTTTAAGTAGAATATTAATTATTATTACACAACAATAGAAGGGGGATGGCTATATGAATCAAAAGGCAGCTATCAATTTACAGGACATATTTTTAAACCAGGTAAGAAAGGAACATATCGCTGTAACTGTGTACTTGATTAATGGCTTTCAGCTAAAAGGCATAGTTAAAGGGTTTGATAATTTTACCGTTGTTTTAGAAACAGACAATAAACAACAACAACTTATATATAAACATGCTGTTTCTACAATAACGCCTTTGAAACCTGTGATTTTTACAACGACAGAAAAAGATGAAAAACAACAATAATGTGGTGAAATACGAGAAAACAGTATTAGAGTTAGCTAATACTGTTTTTTAAAATATTGGAGGTGTGCATTTATGAAAATTGGATTCATAGGAACGGGTAATATGGGCACAGCATTAATAAAAGGCTTAATTAATTCAAAGTATGTGCCTTCAAATTCAATATGTGCGTTTGATATTTCTAAAGACAAGCTTATGAAATTAAAAGAAGAATTAGGTATTAATATAGGAAACAGCAACAAAGAAATAGCCAAAGAATGCGATGTTATAATTTTAGCTATAAAGCCAAATGTATACAATGACATTTTGTTAGAGATTAAAGATGATATTGATGAAAATAAAATTATAATAATAATTGCTCCTGGTATAACTATTGAAAGTGTAAAAAATATTTTAAGAAGAGGTAAAGTAGTACGTACGATTCCAAATACTCCAGCTTTAATTGGTGAAGGTGTTACAGCTATATCTTACCCAGAAAATATATCATCAAATGATAAAGAGATAGTAGAAAAAATATTCAGATCATGTGGCGAAGTTGTTGAAGTAAAAGAAAATTTGATAGATGCAGCAATGGCTATTTCAAGCTGTAGTCCAGCTTTTGTATATATGTTCATTGAATCATTGGCAGATGCAGGCGTCTCACTAGGGCTACCACGGGATGTGTCGTATAAATTAGCATCAAAAGCTGTGTCAGGTTCTGGCAGTATGGTGTTAGAGACAGGCATGCATCCAGGTTATTTAAAGGATATGGTAACATCGCCTGGTGGAACTACAATTCAAGGTGTGAGAACACTGGAAAGGCTAGGTTTAAGAAGTGCTTTGTTTGAAGCTGTAATTTCATCTTATGAAAAAGTAAAGGGAAATTAAGATGGCAAATATTCCTGAAATAGACATATATACTGATGGAGCGTGCAGCGGTAATCCTGGACCTGGTGGTTGGGGCGCTGTACTTATTTATAATGGCATAAAAAAAGAAATATCAGGATATGAAGAAAATACAACCAATAATAGAATGGAATTAACTGCTGTAATAAAAGCGCTAAGTTTACTTAAACGCTCGTGTAAAATTAATATATATAGTGATAGCAGTTATTTGATAAATGCTTTTAATCAAAAATGGATTGAAAACTGGCAAAAAAGAGGCTGGCTTAAGTCTGATAAGACACCTGTTGAAAATAAAGATTTGTGGCTTAAACTTTTGGATTTATCATCATGTCATGATATTAAATGGATAAAAGTTAAAGGCCACTCTGATAATGAATATAATAATAGGTGTGATAAACTTGCCACTGATGAAATTAGAAAACACTCAATTTAATTTAAAAAGGTTTTTCTCCAATTATACGAAATAGTTATTTCGTATAATTGGAGATGGAAATTATATTGGAGGTGAATTCACCAGATGCGTATTTCTACAAATAATAATATTGAACTGCCACCCATCCTCGAAGAATTTCTTAATTATTTCTCTACTATAAAGGCTAGATCACCTAATACAGTTAAAGCCTATGAATATGATTTAGTATTGTTTTTTCGATTTATAAAAGTTAGAAAAAATTTAAGTTCTGATTCGGATTTTGATCAAATAGACATTAGCGATGTTGATATCTCTCTTATTGAATCTATAGATTTAAACGACTTATATGCTTATTTGTCATTTGTTACACATGAGCGGTCTAATACTCCTCCTGCTCGTGCTCGCAAAGTTGCCAGTCTTAGATCTTTTTATAATTATCTTTATGCAAAAAGAAAAGTTATAACTAAAAATCCTGCTTTAGAGCTAGAATCACCTAAACTCGGGATTAGACAGCCTGTGTACTTGACCCTAGATGAAAGTATGAAATTACTTGATTCTATAGATGGTCCATTTAAAGAACGTGATTATGCTATCATTACCCTATTTTTAAATTGTGGACTTAGACTATCAGAATTAGCTAATATAAATATAAGTGATATTAAGGATGATAAATTAACCGTCATTGGCAAAGGAAACAAGCAACGAACAGTTTATTTAAATGATGCCTGTATATCAGCAATAAATGAATACTTAAAAGTGAGACCGCACGATGGTGTTAAAGATAAAAAGGCACTATTTTTAAGTAAAAGATTGCAAAGGATTAGCATAAAAACAATACAATACATAGTAAAAAAGCATTTAAAAGACGCTAATCTTGATGGCAAAAAATATTCTACACATAAATTAAGACATACAGCAGCTACGCTTATGTATAGATATGGAAAAGTTGATATTAGAACATTACAAAGGCTGTTAGGACATTCAAATGTGTCGACAACGCAAATCTACACACATGTCGACGATAGCCAACTTCGAGATGCGGTAAGTAAAAACCCCCTCTCGGAATTGAATTCTAATAATAAGAACTAGTGTTTGATTTAATGATGTAATTATGCTATAATAAGTATAAGTTTGGAGGGGTTAAATTGTGAAAGACAAATCTAAAATCAGCCTAAAGCAACAAGAAATAATTGAATTTATTAAAAGTGAAATTAATCGAAAGGGGTATCCCCCATCTGTCAGGGAGATTGGTAAAGCTGTTGGTTTAAAGTCTACATCGACTGTTCATGGTCATCTATCACGACTTGAGAAAAAAGGTTATATAAGAAGGGATCCAACAAAACCCAGAGCAATTGAAGTTTTAAATAACGATAAAAGAGACTTAAGTGATGTGATAAAACTCCCTGTGATAGGTAAAGTTACTGCAGGTTCGCCGATACTAGCAGTTGAGAATATTGACGAATATTATTCTATTCCAAGAGATCTCATTGTTGGTTATGAAGGAGAAAGCTTTATTTTAAAAGTTCGCGGTGAAAGTATGATAAACGCTGGTATCCTTGATGGAGATTACATAATTGTAAGAAAACAATCATATGCAGATAACGGTGATATAATAGTAGCTTTAATTGAAGATGAAGCAACTGTGAAGAGATTTTATAAAGAAAGCGATCACATTCGTCTGCAACCAGAAAATCCTTCAATGGATCCGATTATAGTAGACAATGTTATGGTTTTAGGAAAAGTTGTAGGCGTTATAAGAAAACTCAAATGAATGTATTTTTCATTTGAGTTTTCTTAATTATATCTTAATAAATCCTTTTTCAATCATATTATTTATAGCGATCATAAGACTAAGTTTTACCTGATAATATGACAACCCGCCTTGTATATAAGCTGTATACGGCTTTCTGATGGGTGCGTCAGCACTTAATTCTATAGATGCTCCTTGTATAAAACCACCTGCTGCCATAATAACTTGATCATTGTAGCCTGGCATGTTCCATGGCTCCGGTACAACATGAGAATCAACAGGTGAACCCTTTTGAATGCTTTGAATAAAAGTAATTAGCTCTTCTTTTGTTTTAAATCTAACTGCTTGAACGATATCAGTTCTTGATTCGTTAAATTTTGGTAAAACGTCATAGCCCAGCATTTCCATAATTCTCGATAAAATTATTGCACCTTTTAATGCATTACCTACGATAAGTGGTGATAAAAACAGCCCTTCTAAAATTAATCGATTTATATTTAATGAAGGGCCTACTTTCTTCCCTATTCCAGGTGCATATAACCTATAAGCAGCATTTTTGACAAGTTCCTTTTTCCCTATTACATATCCTCCTGTAGGCGATAATCCACCACCAGGATTTTTTATAAGAGATCCTGCAACTAAATCAGCTCCAACATCGGTTGGTTCAAGTTCTTCGGTAAATTCACCGTAACAATTGTCCACAAATACAATTAAATCTTTCTTTTTATTTTTAATCTTTTCTATAGTATTTTTGATATCATTGATGGACAATGAATTTCTAAAATCATATCCTTTTGACCTTTGAATCATAACCATTTTCGTTTTATCAGATATGGCACCTAAAAGCTTATCAATATCAATTTTTCCACTTTCTAAAAGTGGAATTTCTTTATATGTTACGCCGAAATCAATAAGTGAACCAGTATTATTATCTCTTTCCTTCCCTATCACATCTGCAAGTGTATCATAGGGAGTTCCACAAGCCGATATAAGCTCATCGTTAGGTCTTAATACAGCATAAAGGCATAAGGATATTGCATGAGTTCCAGAAACAATTTGAGGCCTTACTAAGGCGTCTTCAGCACTAAATATATCAGAATATATTTTTTCTATTGTGTCTCTTCCGATATCTCCATATCCATATCCAGATGTTCCATTAAAATGAATATCACTTAAATGATTCTTTTGCATAGCATATAAAATCTTATATTGGTTTTTTTCTACTAATCTTTCTACTTTTTTAAACTCCTCCCTAACATCTTCTTCAGCTTTTTCCAGCAAAAAAATAACATCTTTTGGGATGTTGAACTTTTCTATAAGTATGTTCTCACTAGACATCATTCTTTCAATCCTCTCTAATATCTATGGAATCAATTATCATTAAATCATCTTTTGTTATAGTTTTTTTGTTCATAATTCTAACAGCATGTTTTCTTATAGCTCTCTCAATTATGTTTCTAACTAATCTGGCATTCCCGATTTCCCTTGTTGTGTTGTCATTAATTAAAACTTTCATGATTTTTCTTTTTGCACTGTCAGTTAGTATATACTGCCTATTTTTAACCATTAATTCAGCAATTTGCAACAACTCATCGATTGTGTAATCTGGAAAATCTATTTGTATAGGAAACCGAGATCTCAATCCTGGATTTGTATTTAAAAAATACTCCATTTCATCTCTGTAACCCGCTAGTATCAAAATAAATTCGTCTTTATAATCTTCCATTGCTTTTACCAATGTATCAATTGCTTCTTTTCCAAAGTCTTTGTCTCCACCTCTAGCCAGTGAATAGGCTTCATCCACAAATAATATACCACCTAATGACTTTTTTACATTTTCTTGTACTCTATGGGCAGTATGTCCTATATATTCGCCAACAAGATCAGCTCTTTCGACCTCTACTACGTGCCCTTTGCTAAGGACACCAATTCCTTTTAAAAGCTTACCAAGTATTCTAGCAACAGTTGTCTTTCCAGTACCAGGATTACCCTTGAAAACCATATGTAATACGATTGGGTCTGTTGCCAAACCTGCATTTTTTCTTTTAATTTGCACCTGTTCCAATGCATATAGCTCATTTATTATTTGCTTGACCTTATTTAAACCAATTAATGAGTTTAGCTCTTTTAATGCCTCTATCTCAAGATTTTTATCTTTATCAATGTTTTTATTTTCTTCAGATTTTGCTTTTCTTTCAATTTTATAATTATCAAAATTTACAGGCCATATACTCATTACAATCACATCCCAATATATAGATAATATGTTTATATTATTTTATGATATTGGGATGTGAAATGTTCTTTTTATTTGTTATGGACGAATTCTAGACAGTGTCCTTGGAAATGGTATGCATTCTCTTACATGTTCGGTGTTTGTTATCCAAGCCACAGTTCTTTCAATACCTAAACCGAAGCCAGAATGAGGAACCGAACCATATTTTCTTAAATCTATATACCAATCATACATTTCAAGCGGCAGATTTTCTTCTTTTAATCTTTTTATTAGTAAATCATAGTCATGTATGCGCTGGCTACCACCAATAATTTCTCCATATCCTTCTGGTGCAAGTAAATCAGCACACATTACGACTTCAGGTCTATCTTCTTTTGGTTGCATGTAAAAAGCTTTGCATTTTGCAGGATATTCGGTTATAAATACAGGTTTATCAAATTGATTTGACAAAAATGTCTCATCTGGAGAACCTAAATCATTTCCCCACTCAATTTCATAGCCGTTTTTCTTTAATATTTCAATTGCTTCATCGTACGTTAGTCGCGGAAAAGGTGTTTTAATTTTTTCTAGCTTGCTTAAATCTCTTCCTAATTCTTTTAGTTCTTTTGACCGATTTTCCAAAACAGATTGCACTATGTATTCTACAAGCTTCTCTTGTATTTCCATATTTTCGTAATGGTCTACAAAGGACATTTCCGGTTCTACCATCCAAAACTCATTTAAATGCCTTCTAGTCTTAGATTTTTCAGCTCTAAATGTCGGCCCAAAGCTATAAACTTTTCCTAAAGCCATTGCAGCTGCTTCTTGGTATAGCTGACCGGTTTGGGAAAGGTATGCATTCTCACCAAAATAATCAATTTGAAATAAGTCGGATGTTCCTTCGCATGTGGATGGCGTTATAATTGGTGAATCAATCCTTACAAATCCATTGTTATTTAAAAACTCTTGAATAGCTTTGATTACCTCATGCCGAATAGATAGAATTGCATGCTGTTTTGGTGTTCTTATCCAGAGATGTCTATTATCTAATAAAAAGTCTACACCATGCTCTTTTAAGGAAATTGGATAATCATTGAAAGCCATTTGAATCAATTTAATGCTTGAAATTGTAAGCTCATATCCGTATGGAGATCTATCATCTTTTCTAACTACACCTGTAACTGTTATGGAAGATTCTTGCGTTAATTTGTCGCACAGTTCAAAAACATCTTCTGCTACTTCGTTTTTTACTACCACACCTTGGACAAATCCAGAACCATCTCTAATTATTAGAAATTTTATTTTACCACTGGATCTTTTATTGTACAACCAGCCTTTTATTGTTACTTCTTCCCCCACAAAATCCTTCATTTCACTTATACGTATTATATTCATTTTCATTTACGCCTCCTATCACGTAAATTATAGCATAATTATATTTATACTTCTATATCAGCTTGTACATCTTCAATGTTATTTGCATTCAATAACGGCTTTACAACATTTTCTATATATTCTATTGTTTGATTTTCAGCTCTGCCAGTGAATTTTTTAGGATCTAAAATATTGTCAATTTCAACATCAGATAAATTTATCCGTTCATCTTCTTTCAAATAATTTAAAAGTGGATTTTCCCCACCTTCTTTAATTACTTCTTGAGCCTTTAATGAATTTGTGCGTATGACTTCATGTAATTCTTGCCTGTCACCGCCTTTTAATACACATTCCATTAGTATAGCTTCAGTAGCCATAAACGGTAACTCATTCATTACATGCTTATTTATTATTTTCATATTTACTTTAAGTCCAGACGCTACATTTAAGTACAGATTTAATATTGCGTCCGTTGTAAGAAACATTTCTGGAATCACAATTCTTCTGTTAGCTGAATCATCTAGTGTTCTTTCGAACCACTGAGAAGATGATGTTATAGATGAATTTAATAGGGCTGTAATAACATATCTGCACAGTGATGCCATTCTTTCACATCTCATAGGATTCCGCTTATATGCCATTGCAGATGAACCTACTTGTTTTTCTTCGAAAGGTTCTTCAATTTCTTTTAAATGTTGTAATAATCTTATATCATTGCTAAATTTATGGGCACTTTGAGCTATTTCGCTTAATACAGAAAGAAGAATAAAATCGTACTTTCTTGTATATGTTTGACCTGTTACATCAAAAACGTTGCTAAAGCCCATTTTTTTTGCCACAAGTTTATCTAGTCTTTTTACTTTTTCTTCGTCACCATTAAAAAGTTCCATAAAGCTAGCCTGTGTGCCTGTTGTGCCTTTGACACCTCTAAGTTTTATATTTTTAAGCCTATATTCTAAGTCTTCATAATCAAATATCAGATCTTGAATCCAAAGGGTTGCTCTTTTCCCAACTGTAGTTAATTGTGCCGGCTGAAAATGAGTGAAACCCAAAGTAGGTACATTTTTGTATTTTATAGCAAAATCAGAAAGCACATCAATAAGCTTAAGCAATTTCTTTTTAATTAATTGGAATGCCTTGTACATAAGTATTATATCCGTATTATCATCGACAAATGCAGATGTTGCTCCTAAGTGTATAATAGGCTTTGCTTTAGGACATTGAAGGCCAAATGCTCTTATATGTGCCATAACATCGTGACGAAGTTCTTTTTCAAATCTTTTTGCGTCCTCATAATTTATATCTTCAGCATGCATTTCCATCTCTTCGATTTGTTCATCAGTTATGTTTAGTCCCAATTCCTTTTCGCTTTTTGCTAATGCTATCCATAATTTTCTCCATGTTTTAAATTTTTCATCATCAGAAAATATTTGAGCCATTTCTTTACT contains the following coding sequences:
- the mutL gene encoding DNA mismatch repair endonuclease MutL is translated as MNKINLLDDELINKISAGEVVERPASIVKELVENSIDAGSNNITVEIMDGGIPYIKVSDDGCGMDEIDAVLAFGRHATSKIKSINDLFNIETLGFRGEALASIASISKVLLKTKEENSLYGTLINVEGGKIIKKVKCGCPKGCSIEVRDIFYNTPARRKFLKRPSTEAMYITDMVAKIALSRPDISFKYIKDKKIELQTSGNNSVSDVILRLYGDELYSSLVQSEYTNEYLNVKVFLCKPSYTKGNRNMQILFVNGRFVKNKVYNVAIEEVYKTLIPINRYPVVITYINIDPRKIDVNVHPTKLEVKFSDEKEIFDSIYNTIKNALNKSNLIPVVKYEKKFTFSDVDKDYKHEQTQINQFERTTKEITNHSGDVPFIKDETISSSNGSNKNIYFDNDKISETVQDKYISNFNSLPDNNDDKYKLIGVLFSTFIIVEKDDMVYLIDQHAAHERILYERFMSKYNNVQGKQTTIPILVNIEPGDEEIINENIELFNKLGYKFESFGNNSIILREVPVILGQPESRQLFIDIIDKLRNGDFNKDIKLKEENIIMMACKKAVKAMDKLSKEEIKSLFDELKITENPYTCPHGRPVIISIKKYEIEKMFKRIM
- the purB gene encoding adenylosuccinate lyase produces the protein MSSIYENPLITRYASKEMAQIFSDDEKFKTWRKLWIALAKSEKELGLNITDEQIEEMEMHAEDINYEDAKRFEKELRHDVMAHIRAFGLQCPKAKPIIHLGATSAFVDDNTDIILMYKAFQLIKKKLLKLIDVLSDFAIKYKNVPTLGFTHFQPAQLTTVGKRATLWIQDLIFDYEDLEYRLKNIKLRGVKGTTGTQASFMELFNGDEEKVKRLDKLVAKKMGFSNVFDVTGQTYTRKYDFILLSVLSEIAQSAHKFSNDIRLLQHLKEIEEPFEEKQVGSSAMAYKRNPMRCERMASLCRYVITALLNSSITSSSQWFERTLDDSANRRIVIPEMFLTTDAILNLYLNVASGLKVNMKIINKHVMNELPFMATEAILMECVLKGGDRQELHEVIRTNSLKAQEVIKEGGENPLLNYLKEDERINLSDVEIDNILDPKKFTGRAENQTIEYIENVVKPLLNANNIEDVQADIEV
- the rnhA gene encoding ribonuclease HI: MANIPEIDIYTDGACSGNPGPGGWGAVLIYNGIKKEISGYEENTTNNRMELTAVIKALSLLKRSCKINIYSDSSYLINAFNQKWIENWQKRGWLKSDKTPVENKDLWLKLLDLSSCHDIKWIKVKGHSDNEYNNRCDKLATDEIRKHSI
- the asnS gene encoding asparagine--tRNA ligase, with amino-acid sequence MKMNIIRISEMKDFVGEEVTIKGWLYNKRSSGKIKFLIIRDGSGFVQGVVVKNEVAEDVFELCDKLTQESSITVTGVVRKDDRSPYGYELTISSIKLIQMAFNDYPISLKEHGVDFLLDNRHLWIRTPKQHAILSIRHEVIKAIQEFLNNNGFVRIDSPIITPSTCEGTSDLFQIDYFGENAYLSQTGQLYQEAAAMALGKVYSFGPTFRAEKSKTRRHLNEFWMVEPEMSFVDHYENMEIQEKLVEYIVQSVLENRSKELKELGRDLSKLEKIKTPFPRLTYDEAIEILKKNGYEIEWGNDLGSPDETFLSNQFDKPVFITEYPAKCKAFYMQPKEDRPEVVMCADLLAPEGYGEIIGGSQRIHDYDLLIKRLKEENLPLEMYDWYIDLRKYGSVPHSGFGLGIERTVAWITNTEHVRECIPFPRTLSRIRP
- the hfq gene encoding RNA chaperone Hfq is translated as MNQKAAINLQDIFLNQVRKEHIAVTVYLINGFQLKGIVKGFDNFTVVLETDNKQQQLIYKHAVSTITPLKPVIFTTTEKDEKQQ
- a CDS encoding aminotransferase class I/II-fold pyridoxal phosphate-dependent enzyme, which gives rise to MMSSENILIEKFNIPKDVIFLLEKAEEDVREEFKKVERLVEKNQYKILYAMQKNHLSDIHFNGTSGYGYGDIGRDTIEKIYSDIFSAEDALVRPQIVSGTHAISLCLYAVLRPNDELISACGTPYDTLADVIGKERDNNTGSLIDFGVTYKEIPLLESGKIDIDKLLGAISDKTKMVMIQRSKGYDFRNSLSINDIKNTIEKIKNKKKDLIVFVDNCYGEFTEELEPTDVGADLVAGSLIKNPGGGLSPTGGYVIGKKELVKNAAYRLYAPGIGKKVGPSLNINRLILEGLFLSPLIVGNALKGAIILSRIMEMLGYDVLPKFNESRTDIVQAVRFKTKEELITFIQSIQKGSPVDSHVVPEPWNMPGYNDQVIMAAGGFIQGASIELSADAPIRKPYTAYIQGGLSYYQVKLSLMIAINNMIEKGFIKI
- the spoVK gene encoding stage V sporulation protein K; the protein is MSIWPVNFDNYKIERKAKSEENKNIDKDKNLEIEALKELNSLIGLNKVKQIINELYALEQVQIKRKNAGLATDPIVLHMVFKGNPGTGKTTVARILGKLLKGIGVLSKGHVVEVERADLVGEYIGHTAHRVQENVKKSLGGILFVDEAYSLARGGDKDFGKEAIDTLVKAMEDYKDEFILILAGYRDEMEYFLNTNPGLRSRFPIQIDFPDYTIDELLQIAELMVKNRQYILTDSAKRKIMKVLINDNTTREIGNARLVRNIIERAIRKHAVRIMNKKTITKDDLMIIDSIDIRED
- the proC gene encoding pyrroline-5-carboxylate reductase; the protein is MKIGFIGTGNMGTALIKGLINSKYVPSNSICAFDISKDKLMKLKEELGINIGNSNKEIAKECDVIILAIKPNVYNDILLEIKDDIDENKIIIIIAPGITIESVKNILRRGKVVRTIPNTPALIGEGVTAISYPENISSNDKEIVEKIFRSCGEVVEVKENLIDAAMAISSCSPAFVYMFIESLADAGVSLGLPRDVSYKLASKAVSGSGSMVLETGMHPGYLKDMVTSPGGTTIQGVRTLERLGLRSALFEAVISSYEKVKGN
- a CDS encoding tyrosine recombinase XerC — protein: MRISTNNNIELPPILEEFLNYFSTIKARSPNTVKAYEYDLVLFFRFIKVRKNLSSDSDFDQIDISDVDISLIESIDLNDLYAYLSFVTHERSNTPPARARKVASLRSFYNYLYAKRKVITKNPALELESPKLGIRQPVYLTLDESMKLLDSIDGPFKERDYAIITLFLNCGLRLSELANINISDIKDDKLTVIGKGNKQRTVYLNDACISAINEYLKVRPHDGVKDKKALFLSKRLQRISIKTIQYIVKKHLKDANLDGKKYSTHKLRHTAATLMYRYGKVDIRTLQRLLGHSNVSTTQIYTHVDDSQLRDAVSKNPLSELNSNNKN
- the lexA gene encoding transcriptional repressor LexA — protein: MKDKSKISLKQQEIIEFIKSEINRKGYPPSVREIGKAVGLKSTSTVHGHLSRLEKKGYIRRDPTKPRAIEVLNNDKRDLSDVIKLPVIGKVTAGSPILAVENIDEYYSIPRDLIVGYEGESFILKVRGESMINAGILDGDYIIVRKQSYADNGDIIVALIEDEATVKRFYKESDHIRLQPENPSMDPIIVDNVMVLGKVVGVIRKLK